The DNA sequence GGTGTGGGTCCACCTGCCACGTTTCCACCAGATAGTCCGCCATCTCCTTGACGTGCTGCTGGGACACCTTCAGCCCAAAATGCCCAAGCAGCATCGACAACGCGGCAGCACCGCTGGCAGTTGGCTCGGCCTGGGGCTCAAAGATGAGATGTGAGACCCGCGCTTGCTGAGGTAACCCCAATGTAGGCCCACGGTTCATTCCGAGATCGACGAGAATCGTGTTCCAGATGAGCTTATCCTGGCGCCACAGTGCCACAGGGAGGGCGTACTTTCCGATGCGCTTGCCGGGGGCGAGCGCAATGCGAAAGTAAGCCCGATCTGCCCGACGAACAGGACGAATCACCGCATCCGCCCCCAGGGGCCGTCCATCGAGCCAGAGGTCTGTAACCAAAGGTGGAACCCGGAAGGAAATCTGAATTTCCCAATCGTTAGCTTGGATTTCAAGATCGGCGAGGTTTTGGTCCGCCATGCTGGTGGGATCGGCCACCGCCAGGTCCACCGCGAAGAGATAGCCCGTGAACGGGGGATCCCCACCGCCCACGAATACATGAGTTCCGGAGGGAACGGGGGCGGAGTAGGGGCCATGACCCACCGCAACTTGTGCCACGGACGACCCGTTGGACGGGTCGATGGCCTCGAGGACACCACCACCCAGGACGATCAGAAGTCCAGCCGCCAGGGCTGGAGGGGCCCAGATCCCCTCCGCGTACAATTGCCGCTCCCACAACCGGGCCCCCGTGTGCAGGCTGTAAGCGAGAATGGAGCCCCCGAGTGTGGTGACGTAGACACGTTCCCCATCCGTAAAGGCAGCGCTGCGAATCGTGACCTCCCCCACGTGATCTGTCCACAATACCTGCCCCGTGGCGCATGCGAAGCAGGTAACTGTGCCGTCGAGCGATCCGATCACGATACGGTCGGCGCCCACGGCAGGTCCGGCCGTTTCCGACGACACAACTCCGGTCTTACCAATTGGCCGTTTCCACTCAAGACTGACGGGTGCTCCCGTGTCGTCTAGGGAGACGCAGTACAGGTAATTGTTTGACGGTTCCGCACCCAAGACAAACAACAAAGGATGGGAGTCAATAAGGGAGACGCAGGGGTTGCCGAACAGAAATGTTCGCCCCACCTGGAACCTTCGTGTTTCCCGCCCATCTTCTTTGTTGACGGCGATGATAGAGTCTCCAGCACATAGGTAGACCATGTCTTTAAAAAGAACCGGGCCGCTCCTGATCCGCCACGGTGTTTTCCATGCCCACTGCAGGTCTCCGTTCTCGACGTTTAGGGCAGCCAACCCGGACTGGCCCCAGAGCATGTAAAGCCTCGATCCGTCCGTTGCTGGACGTCCGTAGCCGCCGGCAGGGAGAGCTAACTTCCACCTGAGCTCCCCGTCGTGGGAGCGGCAGGCCATCACCTCGTACTGGTGTACCGTCCGGTTATATGCCACGATCATGACTTTGTCGCCAGCCAGAACAGGATACCGTGGGACTCCTTGGATGTACTGGATCCACCGCAGCTTCATCTTTGTATCACCTCCTCTTTGTAGCTTCTCCTCGCAGTCTCTCCCCAACCCGGATGGCCCTATTGGAACCCCACCTCATCGGTTTTTCTCTCGCGCACCCCGCACCCTGAGCTGGAGCAAGAGCGCCGCGATGAGAACAGTTATAGAACCCCCCACGATCAAGAACGTTTGCACGCCGAACGTTTGGAGAACAGAACCGGCACTCAGGAACACGACCGCGGGGACGATCCGTAGGGCCGTAAACTGGGCAGCAAAGGCCCGGCCCAGGACATCCGAAGGAAGGGTCCGCTGCAGAATGCTGGAGGTGTAGACCGAAACCAATTCGGCCGTCAGACCGATAAGCGTCATCGCCAGCAGCCCCCACTCCAGTGCCCTCACGAAGCCCAGGGAAACAACCAGGAGGCCGAACAGGACCGTGGCAAGCCCAGACAATCGGCCCTCGTCCATGCGTCCGACCAGCAGAGCGGCTATCAGGGTGGCAACGATGGCCCCGAGCGCCATCGCTCCGGTGAGGAGCCCATAGCCAGCGGCACCCTGGCGCAGGACCTCTTCAGAAATGACGGGAAGGGCTATTGCCAGGACCGGAATACCGACGTTGATCACCACCAGATCCGCCATGGCAA is a window from the Thermus neutrinimicus genome containing:
- a CDS encoding PQQ-binding-like beta-propeller repeat protein, producing the protein MKLRWIQYIQGVPRYPVLAGDKVMIVAYNRTVHQYEVMACRSHDGELRWKLALPAGGYGRPATDGSRLYMLWGQSGLAALNVENGDLQWAWKTPWRIRSGPVLFKDMVYLCAGDSIIAVNKEDGRETRRFQVGRTFLFGNPCVSLIDSHPLLFVLGAEPSNNYLYCVSLDDTGAPVSLEWKRPIGKTGVVSSETAGPAVGADRIVIGSLDGTVTCFACATGQVLWTDHVGEVTIRSAAFTDGERVYVTTLGGSILAYSLHTGARLWERQLYAEGIWAPPALAAGLLIVLGGGVLEAIDPSNGSSVAQVAVGHGPYSAPVPSGTHVFVGGGDPPFTGYLFAVDLAVADPTSMADQNLADLEIQANDWEIQISFRVPPLVTDLWLDGRPLGADAVIRPVRRADRAYFRIALAPGKRIGKYALPVALWRQDKLIWNTILVDLGMNRGPTLGLPQQARVSHLIFEPQAEPTASGAAALSMLLGHFGLKVSQQHVKEMADYLVETWQVDPHHKWSGVAMRISHAGARDVRAKKPS